One Temnothorax longispinosus isolate EJ_2023e chromosome 8, Tlon_JGU_v1, whole genome shotgun sequence genomic region harbors:
- the LOC139817573 gene encoding probable tyrosyl-DNA phosphodiesterase, with protein MDMEAQAFSRVLADEDCDSSESIKAKKESQETSETGSSVKNEMEQMSIEGSDQTQDSQQNISDSSSRNNEQDVIPLMSIVDMHQTCNSEESREEVRKMAIQITTQFGISIAEQGEFAKKYALSAPYHLFYTRVENSKETYNQQFSITFPEILDRSLGEIVNSLHLNFMVDVGWLCLQYLLAGQCTDMMILYGDRVDHLATLERVPSNITMIEVDMPTDFGCHHTKIMILQYKDNGIRVVVSTANLYLDDWENRTEGLWISPHLPLLPESARPNDGESPTGFKKDLVRYLNKYGYPALTQWIRAVRRADFSDVNVFLVASVPGSHKYKEANLWGFRKLAHVLSRHATLPPDAPEWPIIAQSSSVGNFGPKFNSWLLKDIIRCMSQETTKGLKSHPNFQFIYPSIQNYKQSFDYRYLISPLCYSAEMHSKQQWIVSYLYQWKAKRTGRDCAMPHIKSYTRISPDLKRIPWFVLTSANLSKSAWGVQRSNLDINNYEAGVVFIPKLITGTTTFPIEDEEDDSAVPVFPIPYDLPLCRYEAGDSPYVNGCHLDPQESTSSSCE; from the exons ATGGATATGGAAGCTCAGGCATTCTCTAGAGTTTTGGCTGATGAGGATTGTGACAGTTCAGAAAGCATCAAG GCAAAAAAGGAAAGTCAGGAAACATCGGAAACTGGCTCTTCTGTTAAAAATGAGATGGAACAGATGAGCATAGAAGGTAGCGATCAGACTCAGGATAGTCAGCAGAATATCAGCGACAGCAGTTCTAGAAACAATGAGCAAGATGTAATACCATTAATGTCTATCGTGGATATGCACCAAACTTGTAATTCTGAAGAGTCAAGAGAAGAAGTTAGGAAGATGGCCATTCAGATAACGACACAATTTGGAATATCCATCGCGGAACAAGgagaatttgcaaaaaaatatgccCTTTCAGCACCCTACCACTTATTCTACACGAGAGTAGAAAATTCCAAGGAGACTTACAATCAACAGTTTTCTATAACTTTCCCTGAGATTCTCGACCGGAGTCTTGGAGAAATTGTTAACAGtcttcatttaaattttatggtAGACGTCGGGTGGCTGTGCTTGCAGTATCTGTTGGCTGGTCAATGTACTGATATGATGATTCTGTACGGCGATAGGGTAGATCATCTAGCAACATTAGAGAGAGTACCTAGCAACATTACTATGATAGAAGTAGATATGCCGACTGATTTTGGTTGTCATCATACGAAGATTATGATTCTACAATACAAAGATAATGGGATCAGGGTGGTTGTCTCTACTGCTAACTTATATCTCGACGACTGGGAAAACAGGACAGAAGG ATTGTGGATCTCGCCTCACCTGCCTCTGCTACCAGAATCCGCGAGGCCTAATGACGGGGAATCTCCAACAGGCTTCAAAAAGGATCTCGTGCGATATCTCAATAAATATGGATATCCGGCTTTGACGCAGTGGATAAGGGCGGTACGAAGGGCAGATTTTTCTGACGTGAACGTGTTCCTTGTCGCTTCTGTACCTGGATCTCACAAATATAAAGAGGCCAATCTCTGGGGATTTAGAAAATTGGCGCACGTCCTATCACGTCATGCCACATTGCCACCAGATGCCCCTGAGTGGCCTATAATCGCGCAAAGTTCCAGCGTAGGCAACTTTGGTCCAAAATTCAACAGCTGGTTGTTGAAAGACATAATTCGGTGTATGTCGCAGGAGACTACTAAGGGTTTAAAGAGTCATCCAAATTTCCAGTTTATTTACCCGTCGATACAGAATTACAAGCAAAGCTTTGattatcgatatttaatttctcccTTGTGTTATAGTGCAGAAATGCATTCTAAGCAACAATGGATAGTATCGTACTTATA ccaATGGAAAGCTAAGCGAACTGGACGAGATTGTGCAATGCCTCATATTAAATCCTACACGAGAATTTCGCCCGATTTGAAGAGGATTCCCTGGTTTGTACTCACCAGCGCAAATCTAAGCAAATCTGCATGGGGAGTCCAACGAAGCAACCTTGACATAAATAACTACGAAGCTGGAGTTGTATTCATACCAAAACTTATC ACTGGAACAACTACGTTTCCCATTGAGGACGAAGAGGATGATTCAGCCGTCCCAGTATTTCCGATTCCATATGATCTTCCATTGTGCCGATATGAAGCGGGTGATAGTCCTTATGTCAACGGATGTCATCTCGACCCTCAGGAGAGTACGTCTTCGTCTTGTGAATAG
- the Gkt gene encoding probable tyrosyl-DNA phosphodiesterase, with translation MNSIEKKRCPFMEKCYRKNPIHFGEMSHPHLEELLVDQLDGTIEIPEVLHFACNDRSQLLDQLKVLQMVLRKERDRNKNNQMSVTSSSSSFKTQSLSTATSSKEDYRQKDLKEKVERHKEATVQKRQDKLKQMDAEAQALSRALTCEDRKESLESTKPKKRSQEATETGSSVTKKMRQMSIESSSHTKDSQQSISNTQSSSRNNERDANRGTSIMDMYEACDSEKSRKEVRKRAIQMMRQSGYTVSVVEPGEFAIKYAFSAPYHLFYTRVENSRETYNQQFSITFPEILDRSLGEIVNSLHLNFMVDVGWLCLQYLLAGQRTDMMILYGDRVDREKLSSNITMIEVDMPTKFSCHHTKIMILQYKDDGIRVIVSTANLYSDDWENRTQGLWISPHLPLLPESANPSDGESPTGFKKDLERYLNKYRHPALTQWIWAVRRADFSDVNVFLVASVPGTHKDNEADFWGYKKLAHVLSRHATLPPDAPQWPIVAQSSSIGSLGPNFESWLSKDIIPCMSRETTKGLKSHPRFQFIYPSIQNYKQSFDCRNLSCCLPYSTQVHSKQQWIESYLYQWKAKRTGRDRAMPHIKSYTRISPDLKSIPWFVLTSANLSKAAWGVQRNNHYIMNYEAGVAFIPKLITGTTTFPIEDEEDPAVPVFPIPYDLPLSRYESSDSPFVSDFLSSLGRT, from the exons ATGAATTCAATAG AAAAAAAACGTTGTCCTTTCATGGAGAAATGTTACCGAAAAAATCCGATTCATTTCGGTGAAATGTCACATCCTCATT TGGAGGAATTACTAGTGGATCAGCTGGATGGTACGATAGAAATACCAGAAGTGCTCCATTTTGCATGTAACGATCGTTCACAGTTGTTAGATCAATTGAAAGTACTGCAAATGGTGCTTAGGAAGGAGAGGGACAGAAATAAGAACAACCAGATGTCTGTAACCAGTAGTTCATCCTCTTTTAAAACACAATCTTTGTCTACTGCTACGTCAAGTAAAGAAGATTATAGACAAAAAGACTTGAAAGAAAAAGTAGAGAGACATAAGGAGGCAACTGTACAGAAGAGGCAAGATAAACTCAAGCAAATGGATGCAGAAGCTCAAGCACTCTCTAGAGCATTGACTTGCGAGGATCGGAAGGAGAGCTTGGAAAGTACCAAG CCAAAGAAGAGAAGTCAGGAAGCAACAGAAACTGGTTCTTCTGTTACGAAGAAGATGAGACAGATGAGCATAGAAAGCAGCAGTCACACTAAGGATAGTCAGCAGAGCATCAGCAACACTCAAAGCAGTTCTAGAAACAATGAGCGAGATGCAAATCGTGGGACGTCTATCATGGATATGTATGAAGCTTGCGATTCGGAAAAGTCAAGAAAGGAAGTTAGAAAAAGGGCCATTCAGATGATGAGACAATCTGGATATACGGTCTCCGTCGTGGAACCAGGAGAGTTTGCGATAAAATATGCCTTTTCAGCACCTTATCACTTATTCTACACGAGAGTGGAAAATTCCAGGGAGACTTACAATCAACAGTTTTCCATAACTTTCCCTGAGATTCTCGACCGGAGTCTTGGAGAAATTGTTAACAGtcttcatttaaattttatggtAGACGTCGGGTGGCTGTGTTTGCAGTATCTGTTGGCTGGCCAACGTACAGATATGATGATTCTGTACGGCGATCGGGTGGATCGTGAGAAATTAAGTAGCAACATTACCATGATAGAAGTAGATATGCCGACCAAGTTTAGTTGTCATCATACGAAGATCATGATTCTGCAATACAAAGACGATGGAATCAGGGTGATTGTCTCCACTGCTAACTTGTATTCTGACGACTGGGAAAACAGGACACAAGG ATTATGGATCTCGCCTCACCTGCCCTTGCTACCAGAATCCGCGAATCCCAGTGACGGGGAATCTCCAACAGGCTTTAAAAAGGATCTCGAGCGatatctgaataaatatagACATCCAGCTTTGACGCAGTGGATATGGGCGGTACGAAGGGCAGATTTTTCTGACGTGAACGTATTCCTCGTCGCTTCTGTTCCTGGGACTCATAAAGATAATGAAGCCGATTTTTGGGGATACAAAAAATTAGCGCACGTCTTATCGCGTCACGCTACATTGCCGCCAGATGCCCCTCAATGGCCCATCGTCGCGCAGAGTTCTAGTATTGGCAGCCTTGGTCCAAACTTTGAGAGCTGGTTATCGAAAGATATAATTCCGTGTATGTCGAGAGAGACTACTAAGGGTTTAAAGAGTCATCCACGTTTCCAGTTTATTTACCCGTCGATACAGAATTACAAGCAGAGCTTTGATTGTCGAAATTTATCTTGCTGCTTGCCCTATAGTACACAAGTGCATTCTAAGCAACAATGGATAGAATCATACTTATA ccAATGGAAAGCTAAGCGAACAGGGCGAGATCGTGCGATGCCTCATATTAAATCCTACACGAGAATTTCGCCCGATTTGAAGAGCATTCCCTGGTTTGTGCTCACCAGCGCAAATCTAAGCAAAGCCGCATGGGGAGTCCAACGAAACAATCATTATATAATGAACTACGAGGCTGGCGTTGCATTTATACCAAAACTTATC ACTGGGACAACTACGTTTCCTATCGAGGACGAAGAGGATCCAGCCGTCCCAGTATTTCCGATTCCATACGATCTTCCATTGTCTCGATATGAATCGAGCGATAGTCCTTTCGTCAGCGACTTTCTCAGCTCTCTGGGCAGAACGTAA
- the LOC139818355 gene encoding uncharacterized protein: protein MDTRSDMGAFFENPMFLFVDDAEPIVPIFRSTVYGDTGRIVELADVGCDTDTTFPIHFPRGASDRRRGGAESFKSTRRIAKWLNDKPNEFARTAADVNNDEGRNRINHVRGTTRRDDYDDMYIDDLDYDDLYAQSPYNNLELPRNNSPVEEDDYYAQFVNPRNAIARSRRERIPRYDYSRDLEASFRQSIRVPQRESTSPRWFAENDGKNIREMRGTNVHLSERRKRTKILSRPNGSFNREAEFGKAHETVMHRERDNLPNAADPIAPMKNTFWDFISFENDAECEETTFCNPTRTKNHEKLQKMAPHGKRSYIFDSPPKRVDTVDSEGEEEFKETLKKDRRENLSPEIPINSARYRTSKGDTVKEKPKLLRLNTSNAFASRGQSMKAPIDKRISNAYLAEKNSINTRPYSATEGKKIKSQTTERREEITSATVDERRYRDKFDKLPNDPPKETSRSAGTFNRIADSKSNRRIYTANERNNTNPHRGNSGNSKMDQINVTVSRLAPEEKVTKNERTFALRMTGAAATRTDMEKKKEKKFFSRLPIRTWKRLRTKEPATSRPENDATNGDVNRKLQQVENETAKSNDHSERVENDDVRVKDRAPANRNDVKRSQGFGTGSLSADKPGLIFSNLKGVRGIKGLNTTKGTHEQRKKKTNVK from the exons ATGGATACGCGATCAGATATGGGCGCGTTCTTCGAGAATCCGATGTTCCTCTTTGTGGACGACGCGGAACCCATCGTGCCGATCTTCCGATCCACCGTTTACGGCGATACAGGCAGGATCGTGGAACTGGCGGACGTCGGCTGCGACACGGATACCACGTTTCccatacattttccacgcggCGCGTCCGATCGGCGTCGCGGTGGAGCCGAGAGCTTTAAATCGACTCGCAGGATCGCCAAGTGGCTCAATGATAAACCGAACGAGTTTGCTCGAACAGCTGCAGATGTAAATAATGATGAA GgcagaaatagaataaatcaCGTCCGAGGAACAACGCGGCGAGATGATTACGATGACATGTACATCGACGACCTGGATTACGATGATTTGTATGCGCAGAGCCCCTATAACAATCTCGAGCTGCCAAGAAACAACTCCCCCGTCGAAGAAGATGACTACTATGCCCAATTCGTTAATCCGCGAAATGCAATCGCGCGTTCTCGTAGGGAACGTATACCGCGGTATGACTACTCGAGAGATCTCGAAGCTTCGTTTAGGCAAAGTATTCGCGTACCTCAAAGGGAGAGTACTTCTCCGCGATGGTTTGCCGAGAACGACGGGAAGAATATCCGCGAAATGCGCGGTACCAATGTTCATTTGAGCGAGCGCAGGAAACGAACAAAAATTCTTTCGAGGCCCAATGGAAGCTTTAACCGCGAGGCGG AATTCGGGAAAGCTCATGAAACAGTAATGCACCGCGAAAGAGATAATCTTCCCAATGCCGCTGATCCCATTGCGCCTATGAAAAATACTTTCTGGGACTTTATTTCATTTGAAAACGATGCAGAATGTGAGGAAACAACTTTCTGCAATCCAACGAGGACGAAAAATCACGAGAAATTACAGAAAATGGCACCGCATGGGAAAAGATCGTATATCTTCGATTCGCCGCCGAAACGCGTAGATACTGTTGATTcggaaggagaagaagagtTTAAGGAAACGCTAAAAAAGGACCGCCGAGAAAACTTATCGCCTGAGATTCCGATAAACAGCGCGCGGTATCGAACTTCAAAAGGCGACACAGTGAAAGAGAAACCCAAGCTCTTGCGATTAAACACATCGAACGCGTTTGCTTCACGTGGTCAATCGATGAAGGCGCCAATCGATAAACGAATTTCGAACGCGTATCTTGCAGAAAAAA ATTCAATTAACACGAGGCCGTATTCGGCGACCGAAGGGAAGAAGATCAAGTCTCAGACTACTGAAAGGAGAGAAGAAATCACGAGTGCCACTGTCGACGAGCGTCGGTACCGCGACAAATTCGATAAACTTCCCAATGATCCTCCGAAGGAAACGAGTCGATCGGCAGGAacatttaatcgcatcgcggACTCGAAGAGCAACAGACGGATATACACGGCGAACGAAAGAAATAACACAAATCCTCATCGTGGAAATTCTGGAAATAGTAAAATGGACCAGATCAACGTGACTGTCTCGCGATTAGCGCCCGAGGAGAAGGTAACGAAGAACGAGAGGACATTCGCTTTGAGAATGACAGGTGCTGCTGCGACGCGCACGGAtatggaaaagaagaaagaaaaaaaattcttctccAGATTACCCATAAGAACGTGGAAACGCTTGAGAACGAAAGAACCCGCCACATCGCGTCCTGAGAACGACGCGACGAACGGAGATGTTAACCGAAAGCTGCAGCAAGTGGAAAACGAGACTGCGAAGTCGAACGATCATTCGGAGAGGGTGGAAAACGATGATGTCCGCGTAAAAGATCGTGCGCCCGCAAATCGCAACGATGTAAAACGAAGCCAGGGTTTCGGAACAGGATCGCTCAGTGCCGATAAACCAGGATTGATTTTCTCCAATTTAAAGGGCGTAAGAGGGATCAAGGGCTTGAACACGACGAAAGGGACGCACGAGCAACGGAAGAAGAAAACGAACGTCAAGTAG
- the LOC139817130 gene encoding protein THEM6, whose product MMTCWVLVGVFVAIVLIYGLVEFHYFLRMFFTVFLARYCKKRVHILDETVIYGICTTNDVDALLYHMNNARYLRELDFARVDFFERTDLYREVCSQGSGVVQGAATIRYRRFIKPLTIFKITSKIIYWDERSFFMEHRFITPSDGFIRAIAICRQRLLNCSADTVISALLNRRVKQNGNVEAGVTQVSPVRPEMPPEVSRWMESNEISSAMLRQEPTTITTRC is encoded by the exons ATGATGACTTGTTGGGTCCTCGTCGGGGTCTTCGTAGCCATCGTGCTCATTTACGGCCTCGTCGAATTTCATTACTTCCTGCGCATGTTTTTCACCGTCTTCCTCGCACGCTACTGCAAAAAAAGGGTGCACATTCTCGACGAGACCGTGATCTACG GAATTTGCACTACCAACGATGTGGACGCGCTTTTATATCACATGAACAACGCCAGGTATCTTCGCGAGCTCGATTTCGCGAGGGTCGACTTCTTCGAGAGAACCGATCTGTATCGAGAGGTTTGTTCTCAAGGTTCCGGCGTCGTGCAGGGAGCTGCCACTATACGCTACAGACGTTTCATCAAACCGCTAACGATCTTTAAAATTACGTCTAAG atTATTTATTGGGACGAGAGGAGCTTTTTTATGGAGCATCGATTTATCACGCCGAGCGACGGTTTCATAAGGGCAATCGCAATTTGCAGGCAGAGACTTCTTAACTGCAGCGCTGACACTGTCATTAGCGCCCTACTGAATCGTAGGGTGAAGCAGAACGGGAACGTCGAAGCAGGTGTAACTCAG GTATCTCCTGTGCGGCCAGAGATGCCACCCGAGGTTAGCAGATGGATGGAAAGTAATGAGATATCCTCAGCGATGTTGAGGCAGGAACCGACCACAATAACGACGCGCTGCTGA
- the LOC139817131 gene encoding protein THEM6 has protein sequence MLCSCAVAIVAILYILFDVNYFLRIIFTIVWGRLFEKKKKLFDTTTIYGICSTQDVDLVLKHMNNARYLRELDFARFYFYDNSGIYDAVAKRGGGAVQGASTIRYRRAIPIFTPYKVTTKLIYWEDKHFYIEQQFISLTDNFIRAVVLSRQTVTGLKIPVADIIAEIEPETRRPEPTKELQLWLESMEESSQSLKKQK, from the exons ATGTTGTGTTCTTGTGCCGTGGCGATAGTCGCCATTCTCTACATTCTATTCGATGTAAACTACTTCCTAAGAATTATCTTCACCATCGTTTGGGGCAGACTTttcgagaagaagaagaagctcTTCGATACGACAACGATTTATG GAATCTGCAGCACTCAGGACGTTGACCTGGTCTTGAAGCACATGAATAACGCACGATACTTGCGCGAGTTGGATTTTGCGCGTTTTTACTTTTACGATAATTCAGGTATTTACGACGCGGTCGCAAAAAGAGGCGGCGGTGCTGTTCAAGGTGCATCCACTATACGATATCGTCGGGCAATTCCTATCTTTACGCCGTACAAGGTTACGACAAAG CTCATTTATTGGGAAGACAAACACTTTTATATAGAACAGCAATTTATCAGTCTCACGGATAATTTTATTCGCGCCGTCGTATTGAGCAGACAAACTGTAACCGGATTGAAAATTCCGGTAGCGGATATAATCGCCGAAATCGAGCCAGAAACACGCAGGCCGGAGCCCACCAAAGAACTTCAGTTGTGGCTGGAGTCCATGGAAGAATCATCTCAGAGTCTGAAGAAACAGAAATGA